A window of Blattabacterium cuenoti contains these coding sequences:
- the rnr gene encoding ribonuclease R, with product MKTKNQQKKNHFVNAVINITNYGYAFVEVKGLKKDIFIPKHKTNHAIEGDLVYVKYFIHKSNNKIEGEVIKIIKRKRKYFVGILKIKPKYGVVIIHNNTIHIDIVITKNQLKGYCNDEKVLVKLISWPQHSKHPLGKIIKTFGVVGKYNTEFYSLLEEYNISYEFSKKVEKEAKKIAKENQKNLQNRRDMRNINTFTIDPLDAKDFDDALSIRKLHSDIWEIGIHIADVTHYVKEGSVLDKEAYTRATSIYLVGKVIPMLPKILSDNLCSLRPKQDKLSFSSIFNIDKQGTILKSWFGKTIIRSKRRFTYEEVQKIIDEKKGDFYEEIHTLFCFSKKLIQKRLSNGSVILDKLELKFNLDTQNNPINIYFEKNKKAHSLIEEFMLLANNKISEFVSLTSQGLPSNNIYIYRVHDQPDMKKLLILKKIIKPLGYSLNINKNNIKKSINQLLKSIHGTSEKNMIENLILRSMSKAKYTTQNIGHYGLSFLYYTHFTSPIRRYSDIMAHRLLNHYLNDRDKQQLQLTEYYEKKLIYCSNKERIAVDLEREFTKFLQVKYLKQFIGNTFEGIITGFTDWNMYIELLLFQTEGIIRLKEIQDDIYILNSDKYSITGEKTKKIFYLGDKIVVKIKKVNLEKKQITLDWIIS from the coding sequence ATGAAAACAAAAAATCAACAAAAAAAAAATCATTTTGTTAATGCAGTTATCAATATAACTAATTATGGATATGCCTTTGTTGAGGTTAAAGGATTAAAAAAAGATATTTTTATTCCAAAACATAAAACTAATCATGCCATAGAAGGAGATTTGGTTTATGTAAAATATTTTATTCATAAATCAAATAACAAAATAGAAGGTGAAGTTATAAAAATAATAAAACGAAAAAGAAAATATTTTGTAGGAATCTTAAAAATTAAACCTAAATATGGAGTAGTTATTATACACAATAATACTATACATATAGATATTGTAATTACTAAAAATCAACTAAAAGGATATTGTAATGACGAAAAAGTTTTAGTAAAACTTATTTCATGGCCACAACATTCAAAACATCCTTTAGGTAAAATTATTAAAACCTTTGGAGTTGTTGGAAAATATAACACAGAATTTTATTCTTTATTAGAAGAATATAACATTTCTTATGAATTTTCTAAAAAAGTAGAAAAAGAAGCTAAAAAAATTGCAAAAGAAAATCAAAAAAATTTGCAAAATAGAAGGGATATGCGAAATATTAATACTTTTACTATAGATCCTCTTGATGCAAAAGATTTTGATGATGCACTTTCCATTAGAAAATTACATTCCGATATATGGGAAATAGGAATTCATATTGCAGATGTTACTCATTATGTAAAAGAAGGAAGCGTATTAGATAAAGAAGCTTATACTCGTGCAACCTCCATTTATTTAGTTGGTAAAGTTATTCCTATGCTTCCAAAAATTTTATCTGATAATCTTTGTTCTTTACGTCCAAAACAAGATAAACTAAGTTTTTCATCTATTTTTAACATAGATAAACAAGGAACTATACTAAAAAGTTGGTTTGGTAAAACAATTATAAGATCAAAAAGACGATTTACTTATGAAGAAGTACAAAAAATTATTGATGAAAAAAAAGGTGACTTCTATGAAGAAATACATACTTTATTTTGTTTTTCTAAAAAACTTATACAAAAAAGATTAAGTAATGGATCCGTAATATTAGATAAGTTAGAATTAAAATTTAATTTAGATACACAGAATAATCCTATTAATATATATTTTGAAAAAAATAAAAAAGCACATTCTCTAATAGAAGAATTTATGTTATTAGCAAATAACAAAATTTCTGAATTTGTTAGTTTAACTTCTCAAGGACTACCATCAAACAATATATATATTTACAGAGTTCATGACCAACCAGATATGAAAAAATTACTTATTTTAAAAAAAATCATCAAACCACTGGGATATTCTTTGAATATTAATAAAAATAATATTAAAAAATCTATTAATCAATTGTTAAAAAGTATACATGGAACATCTGAAAAAAATATGATTGAAAATTTAATTCTTCGTTCAATGAGTAAAGCAAAATATACTACTCAAAATATAGGTCATTATGGATTATCTTTTCTTTATTATACTCATTTTACTTCTCCAATTAGAAGATATTCTGATATCATGGCTCATCGTTTGCTGAATCACTATTTAAATGATAGAGACAAACAACAATTACAATTAACAGAATATTACGAAAAAAAATTGATTTATTGTAGTAATAAAGAACGTATTGCTGTAGATTTAGAAAGAGAATTTACAAAATTTTTACAAGTAAAATACCTTAAGCAATTTATTGGAAATACATTTGAAGGTATTATTACTGGTTTTACTGATTGGAATATGTATATTGAGTTACTACTTTTTCAAACAGAGGGAATAATACGATTAAAAGAGATTCAAGACGATATATACATATTAAATTCAGATAAATATAGTATAACAGGAGAAAAAACAAAAAAAATTTTTTATTTAGGAGATAAAATTGTAGTAAAAATTAAAAAAGTGAATTTAGAGAAAAAACAAATTACTCTAGATTGGATTATTTCTTAA